One Desulfovulcanus ferrireducens genomic window carries:
- a CDS encoding ABC transporter substrate-binding protein — protein sequence MNRFMRMLIVLTIFSLTFSGVGLAKEIKIGLLSDLSGPTSTVGRPYAQGVKDCAKYLNSQGGIAGQKIKLIQVDYAYNAQQAISAYKKFVTRDKIVAMQGWGTADTEALTRFVARDKIPTFSASYSAHLTDPKKAPYNFFIAADYSTQLRAALKYFKEHWTESRAPRLAFVYPDHPYGLAPIPAGKEFAKQLGYEIVGEENVSLKAIDATTQLLNLKKKNPDYVWIGGTSPSTAVIMKDAQKLNFKPTFFANIWGADENLIKLAGTACENQYSLQAAAIYGQDVPGMKIIKELTQNQPQMTHYIRGFASMLVMAEGIKRAAAKGKITGPAIKEALETLRDYDPMGLTPPISYYPDDHRPNLSVFIYQIKNGKLTFVSAQSLPRKKEWLGK from the coding sequence ATGAACAGGTTTATGCGCATGTTGATAGTGTTAACTATTTTTTCCCTTACCTTTTCAGGGGTAGGTCTGGCCAAGGAAATCAAAATTGGTCTTCTTTCTGACTTAAGTGGCCCAACCTCTACGGTGGGCAGACCCTATGCACAAGGTGTAAAGGACTGTGCAAAATATCTAAACAGTCAGGGAGGTATTGCCGGACAAAAGATCAAACTCATCCAGGTGGACTATGCCTACAATGCTCAGCAGGCTATCAGTGCCTATAAAAAATTTGTCACCAGAGACAAAATCGTTGCCATGCAAGGATGGGGAACTGCAGATACAGAGGCTTTGACCCGTTTTGTTGCAAGGGATAAAATCCCTACATTTTCCGCCTCGTATTCTGCCCACTTAACAGACCCCAAAAAGGCACCATACAATTTCTTTATTGCAGCTGACTATTCAACTCAGCTTAGAGCAGCCTTGAAATACTTTAAAGAACATTGGACTGAATCCCGTGCTCCAAGACTGGCCTTTGTTTATCCTGATCATCCTTACGGTCTGGCCCCAATTCCAGCGGGCAAAGAATTCGCCAAACAATTGGGTTATGAAATCGTGGGCGAAGAAAATGTCAGCCTGAAAGCCATTGATGCTACTACTCAACTCTTGAATTTAAAGAAGAAAAATCCCGACTATGTCTGGATTGGTGGAACTAGTCCGTCTACTGCTGTTATAATGAAAGATGCTCAAAAACTTAATTTTAAACCCACATTTTTTGCAAATATCTGGGGTGCTGATGAAAATCTCATCAAGTTAGCCGGCACTGCCTGTGAAAACCAATACTCCCTGCAGGCTGCAGCCATTTACGGCCAGGACGTGCCAGGTATGAAAATCATCAAAGAGTTGACCCAGAACCAGCCACAAATGACCCATTACATTCGCGGTTTTGCTTCCATGCTGGTTATGGCCGAAGGAATCAAGAGAGCTGCAGCCAAAGGTAAAATTACCGGCCCAGCAATCAAGGAAGCCCTTGAAACCCTGCGAGACTACGATCCCATGGGTCTGACTCCGCCCATCAGTTATTATCCAGACGATCATCGTCCTAATTTGTCAGTCTTTATTTATCAGATCAAAAACGGTAAATTAACTTTTGTCAGTGCTCAGTCACTGCCGCGTAAAAAAGAGTGGTTAGGCAAATAA
- a CDS encoding branched-chain amino acid ABC transporter permease, producing the protein MSKANKCGLFFTSYEQEAQLFPSKFQKICLGLFLITLCLCPYLLDTYIISLFNLIFIAVIGAVSLNLLTGCCGQISLGHGAFIGVGAYATGYLMQLGLSFWLALPMAGLITAAVGMIFGIPSLRLKGIYLAIATLAAQIILEYIFLHWEGVTGGSNGLPVDSPQIFGFFLDNDISMFYLLFSFAVITTLAVSNLLRTKPGRAFVAIRDFYLSAEIMGINLFAYKLMAFGVSSFFAGLAGGLWATYSMYITPEQFGIGLSISYLAMIIIGGMGSVLGSIMGAVFITLLPEGLSWISGSLSNVFPDISTYLLGLKEGVFGLILILFLIFEPEGLVHRWRLIKAYWKLYPFAH; encoded by the coding sequence ATGAGCAAAGCAAATAAATGCGGATTATTTTTTACTTCCTACGAGCAGGAAGCTCAACTTTTCCCCAGTAAATTTCAAAAAATCTGTCTTGGCTTATTCTTAATCACCCTCTGTCTTTGCCCATATCTTTTAGACACGTATATTATTTCTCTTTTCAATCTGATTTTTATTGCAGTTATCGGCGCCGTATCTTTAAACCTTCTTACTGGTTGCTGCGGACAGATATCACTGGGACATGGAGCCTTTATAGGAGTTGGAGCATATGCGACCGGTTACCTTATGCAACTTGGCCTGTCTTTTTGGCTGGCCCTGCCTATGGCCGGATTGATTACAGCGGCAGTTGGCATGATCTTTGGCATTCCCTCTTTACGCTTAAAAGGCATTTACCTGGCCATTGCCACCCTGGCAGCTCAAATTATCCTAGAATATATCTTTTTGCACTGGGAAGGGGTAACCGGAGGCTCTAACGGACTTCCAGTTGACTCACCTCAAATATTTGGTTTCTTCCTGGATAATGATATCTCCATGTTCTACCTGCTCTTTTCATTTGCAGTTATTACCACCCTGGCTGTTTCCAATCTTTTACGCACCAAACCGGGCCGCGCCTTCGTGGCTATTCGCGACTTTTATCTATCCGCAGAAATTATGGGCATTAACCTATTTGCCTACAAACTCATGGCCTTTGGAGTAAGCTCTTTCTTTGCCGGCCTGGCCGGAGGATTATGGGCCACCTATTCCATGTATATCACCCCGGAGCAATTCGGCATCGGATTATCCATAAGCTACCTGGCCATGATCATTATCGGTGGTATGGGCAGTGTCCTGGGCAGTATCATGGGCGCTGTGTTCATAACCCTTCTTCCCGAAGGCCTCTCCTGGATTTCAGGATCACTTAGTAATGTATTCCCTGACATAAGTACTTATTTATTAGGCCTGAAGGAAGGTGTCTTTGGTTTGATCCTGATCCTCTTTTTAATCTTTGAACCGGAAGGGTTGGTTCATAGATGGCGATTGATCAAGGCCTATTGGAAGCTCTATCCTTTTGCGCATTAG
- a CDS encoding branched-chain amino acid ABC transporter permease — MEYYLHLFINGLVVGSIYSLVALGFVIIYKATKVVNFAQGELVMVGAYVCFALTVQAHIPFIWSFLLTLAFSVILGLCVERLVLRPLIGEPIISVIMVTVGLSSVLKALVQVIWGTQIRVYPQVLPNEPIMIMGLPVAPVYIAAFVLSALLFTIFSLFFKFSSLGIAMRATAFDQQAAQSMGIGIKNIFALSWCIACVVSSIGGIILGNINGINSQLGTLGLKVFPAVILGGLDSLLGAALGGLIIGVLENISDGLAKEFLNLGGFKEVASFIILILILMIKPYGLFGSKEVERV; from the coding sequence ATGGAATATTATTTACATCTATTTATTAACGGTTTGGTCGTAGGCAGTATTTACTCCCTGGTCGCTCTTGGCTTTGTCATCATCTACAAGGCAACCAAGGTAGTCAATTTTGCCCAGGGTGAGCTGGTCATGGTCGGGGCCTATGTCTGTTTTGCCCTTACAGTCCAGGCCCATATCCCGTTTATCTGGTCTTTTCTGCTCACTTTAGCTTTCTCAGTTATCCTGGGGCTTTGTGTAGAGCGCCTTGTCCTTAGACCTCTTATCGGTGAGCCTATCATCAGCGTAATTATGGTCACCGTTGGTCTGTCCTCGGTCCTAAAGGCCCTGGTTCAGGTCATCTGGGGAACTCAAATCCGAGTTTATCCCCAAGTTTTGCCCAACGAACCGATTATGATTATGGGCTTACCTGTAGCCCCGGTATACATTGCCGCCTTTGTTCTTTCTGCACTGCTATTTACCATCTTTTCCCTGTTTTTTAAGTTTTCATCCCTGGGTATTGCCATGCGGGCCACGGCCTTTGATCAACAGGCAGCGCAATCCATGGGTATCGGCATCAAAAATATTTTTGCCCTGTCCTGGTGTATCGCCTGCGTAGTTTCTTCCATTGGAGGAATTATTCTTGGCAATATTAACGGCATCAATTCCCAGCTGGGCACCCTTGGATTAAAGGTGTTCCCCGCGGTTATTCTGGGAGGGCTGGACAGCCTTCTAGGCGCCGCTCTCGGAGGATTGATAATTGGTGTCCTGGAAAACATCAGTGATGGCCTGGCCAAAGAATTTTTAAATTTAGGTGGTTTCAAGGAAGTAGCTTCTTTCATTATTTTAATTCTGATCCTGATGATCAAACCCTATGGTCTCTTTGGCAGCAAAGAAGTGGAGCGAGTATAA
- a CDS encoding AMP-binding protein, giving the protein MNSTHSKSMSETDKPNTNSNKTAYNTTLPALLIKNAGLYGQRIALREKDLGIWQSFSWQEYLNHTAAFAAGLKKLGLGRDDILILIGDNRPEWLWAQLAIQGLGGIALGLYQDAPADEICYIFELSEAKIVVAEDQEQVDKILSIREKLPHLKYIVYHDPKGLSFYREPGLMEFSQIQKMGQDEADSFSEWVSEVSPDDTCLIATTSGTTGRPKLAMLSHKNLLSMAWNLGQVDPKYASDEFVSFLPLAWMGEQMMATASALLFGFCVNFPEEPDTVQENIREIGPHLIFSPPRVWENLAASVQVKIMETTPFKRFLYNLFLPIGYKYADCMFSGQKPSLYLKFLYKLADLGLFRALRDRLGFSRIRSASTGGAALGPDTFRFFHAMGVNLKQIYGQTEISGISCIHKDGHIDFDTVGEPIPETEIKISEKGEILSKSPAVFKGYYKNPEATEETLENGWLRSGDAGYFKENGQLVVIDRLKDVMHLKDGTKFSPQFLENKLKFSPYIKEAMVIGEGKESVVAIICIDMPIVGRWAESRLITYTTYQDLSAKDEVYNLIYDEITKINATLPEKTRIKRFSLLFKELDADDGELTRTRKIRRKIVYERYRDLIDALYSPEKETMLKAEIVYQDGRKREISGRIKLKTVEKD; this is encoded by the coding sequence ATGAATTCAACACACTCTAAAAGTATGAGCGAGACAGACAAACCAAACACTAACTCCAATAAAACCGCTTATAATACCACGTTACCTGCTTTGCTGATTAAAAATGCAGGTCTATACGGACAGCGCATTGCCTTGCGCGAAAAAGATTTGGGTATCTGGCAAAGCTTTTCCTGGCAAGAATATCTAAACCATACAGCCGCATTCGCTGCAGGGTTGAAAAAACTGGGGCTTGGCCGGGATGATATTCTGATTCTTATAGGCGACAACCGGCCTGAATGGCTCTGGGCACAACTGGCCATACAGGGCCTAGGCGGGATTGCCTTAGGTCTTTATCAGGATGCGCCGGCAGATGAAATTTGCTATATCTTTGAACTCTCCGAGGCCAAAATCGTAGTCGCCGAAGACCAGGAACAAGTAGATAAGATACTGTCTATCCGTGAGAAACTACCCCACTTAAAATATATTGTTTATCATGATCCCAAAGGGCTTTCCTTTTACCGTGAACCAGGCTTGATGGAGTTTAGCCAAATCCAGAAGATGGGCCAGGACGAAGCCGATTCATTTTCCGAGTGGGTATCAGAGGTTTCGCCTGATGATACCTGTCTGATTGCCACTACATCAGGAACCACAGGCCGTCCCAAGCTGGCCATGCTCAGCCATAAGAACCTGCTGTCCATGGCCTGGAATCTTGGACAGGTTGATCCCAAGTACGCCAGCGACGAGTTTGTCTCCTTTTTGCCGCTTGCCTGGATGGGCGAACAGATGATGGCTACAGCCTCAGCCCTGCTCTTTGGATTTTGTGTGAATTTTCCGGAAGAGCCAGACACTGTGCAGGAAAACATCCGTGAAATCGGCCCGCATCTTATCTTTTCCCCTCCCAGGGTCTGGGAAAACCTGGCTGCTTCAGTTCAGGTAAAAATAATGGAAACGACCCCGTTTAAAAGGTTTTTATACAATCTATTCCTGCCCATTGGCTATAAATATGCTGACTGCATGTTTTCAGGGCAAAAGCCGTCACTTTATTTAAAATTTCTCTATAAACTGGCTGACCTTGGTCTTTTCAGGGCTTTAAGGGACAGACTCGGCTTCTCCCGAATAAGATCGGCATCCACAGGTGGTGCCGCCCTTGGTCCGGACACCTTCCGGTTCTTCCATGCCATGGGCGTAAACCTGAAACAGATTTACGGGCAGACTGAAATCTCCGGTATCTCCTGTATCCACAAAGATGGGCATATAGATTTTGATACTGTGGGCGAACCCATCCCGGAGACAGAGATAAAAATATCTGAAAAGGGAGAAATTTTATCCAAAAGTCCAGCCGTATTTAAAGGTTATTATAAAAATCCCGAAGCCACGGAAGAGACCCTGGAAAATGGCTGGCTGCGCTCAGGAGACGCAGGGTACTTTAAGGAAAACGGTCAATTAGTTGTTATTGACCGTTTAAAAGATGTTATGCACTTGAAAGACGGGACCAAGTTTTCCCCACAATTTCTGGAAAACAAACTCAAGTTCTCTCCTTACATCAAAGAAGCCATGGTCATTGGCGAAGGGAAAGAGTCTGTTGTTGCTATCATTTGCATAGACATGCCCATAGTCGGCCGCTGGGCAGAATCAAGGTTGATTACCTATACTACCTATCAGGATTTATCTGCCAAGGATGAAGTCTACAATTTGATTTATGATGAAATAACAAAGATTAACGCTACATTGCCCGAAAAAACCAGGATCAAGCGTTTCTCGCTGCTCTTTAAAGAACTGGATGCCGATGACGGAGAACTAACCAGGACACGCAAGATCAGGAGGAAAATTGTCTATGAAAGATACCGGGATCTTATCGATGCCCTCTACTCCCCGGAAAAGGAGACCATGCTCAAGGCAGAAATAGTTTATCAAGATGGACGCAAAAGAGAAATAAGTGGAAGGATTAAACTGAAAACTGTTGAAAAGGATTAA
- a CDS encoding ABC transporter ATP-binding protein has protein sequence MSLLEVDKVTLTFRGLAALVSVSFKIEQGQIVSLIGPNGAGKTSMLNCISGRYHPDRGSIKLNGQNILNLPAHKRTGLGLARTFQNIALFKGLTVLENLMVGRHLHLGYGLLPSLLYWGRARKQESKHRHRVEKIIDFLNLSPYRHQIAGRLPYGVQKRVELGRALAAEPKLLLLDEPMAGMNLEETEDMARYILDINEEWGVTILLVEHDMGVVMDISHSIVVLDFGQVLAVGTPSEIQSDPKVIAAYLGEQDSLYLGR, from the coding sequence ATGTCCCTTTTAGAGGTAGATAAAGTTACTTTAACCTTTCGTGGTCTGGCTGCGTTAGTAAGTGTCAGCTTCAAGATCGAACAGGGGCAAATCGTTTCCCTGATCGGTCCCAATGGAGCAGGTAAAACCAGTATGCTTAACTGCATCAGTGGTCGTTATCACCCTGACCGGGGGAGTATTAAGTTAAACGGCCAGAATATTTTAAATCTTCCTGCTCATAAACGAACCGGGCTTGGCCTGGCCCGCACCTTTCAAAACATTGCCCTTTTCAAGGGCCTGACCGTGCTGGAAAACCTTATGGTGGGCCGTCACCTCCATTTGGGCTATGGCCTCCTTCCCTCCCTGCTTTATTGGGGACGGGCGAGGAAACAGGAAAGCAAGCACCGGCATCGAGTAGAGAAAATAATCGACTTCTTAAATCTCTCCCCTTACCGGCACCAGATTGCAGGCCGGCTTCCTTACGGTGTCCAGAAAAGAGTTGAATTGGGACGAGCCTTGGCCGCAGAGCCTAAGCTTCTGTTACTGGATGAGCCCATGGCCGGGATGAACCTGGAAGAAACAGAAGATATGGCCAGATACATCCTGGACATCAATGAAGAATGGGGAGTGACCATTTTGCTGGTTGAACACGACATGGGCGTGGTCATGGACATATCTCATTCCATTGTGGTCTTGGATTTTGGACAAGTTTTGGCTGTTGGCACGCCCAGTGAAATACAGTCCGATCCCAAAGTTATTGCTGCATACCTTGGTGAACAAGACAGCCTGTATCTTGGACGCTAA
- a CDS encoding CBS domain-containing protein, with product MYVGLRMITNVPTVSPDDLVLDADKIMEENKLWMLLVTQKDKLIGYIRKEDARAALPSLATSLDKHEMNFLLTKLTVEKIIRTDLETVSPETEIEVAANLMYKKNLPGLAVVNKKNKLLGYINRSVMLKVLVDEMGLEQGGTRIAFEVEDRTGVIAEVSTIIASMGINIISTGTFFRGKRRLVVFRVKTDDPTAIENELKKRNYRLVTPEDFAGEWE from the coding sequence ATGTATGTAGGGCTTAGAATGATCACAAATGTGCCCACAGTGAGTCCTGACGACCTGGTTCTGGATGCGGACAAAATCATGGAGGAAAACAAACTCTGGATGCTCCTGGTCACGCAAAAAGATAAACTGATTGGCTATATCCGCAAAGAAGATGCGCGCGCTGCTTTACCATCTCTTGCTACTTCTTTGGACAAACACGAGATGAATTTCCTCCTTACCAAGCTGACCGTAGAAAAAATCATCCGTACTGACCTGGAAACTGTTAGCCCTGAAACAGAAATTGAAGTAGCCGCCAACTTAATGTACAAAAAAAATCTTCCTGGCCTGGCTGTGGTCAACAAAAAAAATAAGTTATTAGGTTATATCAATCGTTCTGTCATGCTCAAAGTACTTGTTGACGAGATGGGCCTGGAACAAGGCGGAACGAGAATCGCTTTTGAGGTTGAAGACAGGACAGGTGTTATAGCCGAAGTATCCACAATTATTGCCAGTATGGGCATTAATATAATTTCCACAGGAACATTTTTCCGTGGAAAACGCAGACTGGTGGTTTTCCGGGTTAAAACTGATGATCCTACAGCTATAGAAAATGAATTAAAGAAGCGTAATTATCGCCTTGTTACACCTGAAGACTTTGCTGGAGAATGGGAATAA
- a CDS encoding 4Fe-4S binding protein produces MQYPTWEDLELGAAITTPGNASNLKTGDWRSSVPVLDEDKCVKCGLCAVYCPEFCVAEDEQGFYRPDLYYCKGCGICVTECPKGAIEMQREGE; encoded by the coding sequence ATGCAATATCCGACCTGGGAAGATCTGGAACTGGGCGCGGCCATTACCACCCCTGGTAATGCTTCGAATCTAAAAACTGGTGATTGGCGTTCAAGTGTCCCGGTTTTGGATGAAGATAAATGTGTAAAGTGTGGGCTTTGTGCTGTTTATTGCCCGGAATTTTGCGTTGCAGAGGATGAGCAGGGATTTTACCGGCCTGATTTGTATTATTGTAAAGGATGTGGCATTTGCGTTACTGAATGTCCAAAAGGTGCAATTGAAATGCAAAGGGAGGGCGAGTAA
- the porA gene encoding pyruvate ferredoxin oxidoreductase: MGKRIGTEVSLAVAEAVKMAKVDVVSAYPITPQTHIVEELSQIVADGHLDAAFIPVESEHSAMSAAVGAAATGARVYTATSSQGLALMHEILFIASSLRLPMVMTVANRALSGPISIWNDHADIMAERDIGWVQLFVENGQEALDLTIAAFKIAEDKRVLLPVCVNMDGFILTHMIEPVELPDQELVDKFLPAFEPALKLDPQNPVTMGPVGVPEIYTEAKKQWEQALIHSKPVVEEVLNEWADIFGRKYNLIEKNGPEQAETVFVTMGSLGETLMSAVEELNEQGENVGQVRIRLWRPFPKEEFKQAIQGVKKLIVIDRALSPGAVNGPVASEIKTLLYELDDKPEVVNIIAGLGGRDVTRSDFKAMLEKAQKGELKDDYTIWGVRSHAK; this comes from the coding sequence ATGGGTAAGCGGATAGGAACAGAAGTATCACTGGCCGTTGCTGAGGCGGTAAAAATGGCTAAAGTGGATGTGGTTTCAGCTTATCCCATCACTCCTCAGACTCATATTGTGGAAGAGTTGTCCCAGATAGTGGCAGATGGCCATCTGGATGCGGCTTTTATTCCGGTGGAGTCTGAACATTCAGCCATGAGTGCTGCAGTAGGGGCAGCAGCTACAGGCGCCAGGGTTTATACTGCAACATCTTCTCAAGGGTTGGCCTTGATGCACGAGATTTTATTTATTGCCTCTAGTTTGCGCCTGCCCATGGTCATGACCGTGGCTAATAGAGCCCTTTCCGGACCTATTTCTATCTGGAACGATCATGCTGACATCATGGCTGAGCGGGACATTGGCTGGGTCCAGCTTTTTGTAGAAAATGGACAGGAAGCCTTGGATTTGACCATAGCGGCTTTTAAGATAGCTGAAGATAAGCGAGTGCTTTTGCCGGTATGTGTGAACATGGACGGGTTTATTTTGACCCATATGATAGAGCCGGTGGAACTCCCTGACCAGGAATTAGTTGACAAGTTTTTACCTGCTTTTGAGCCTGCATTAAAATTGGATCCACAAAATCCGGTGACCATGGGGCCGGTTGGCGTTCCGGAGATTTATACTGAGGCCAAGAAGCAGTGGGAGCAGGCCTTGATACACTCCAAGCCCGTCGTAGAGGAAGTTTTAAACGAGTGGGCCGACATTTTCGGACGTAAGTATAACCTGATCGAAAAAAATGGACCTGAACAAGCGGAGACAGTATTTGTGACCATGGGCTCTTTAGGAGAGACATTGATGTCCGCGGTGGAGGAATTAAACGAACAGGGTGAAAACGTTGGCCAGGTGCGCATCCGCTTGTGGCGTCCTTTTCCCAAAGAAGAATTCAAACAGGCAATCCAAGGTGTTAAAAAACTCATTGTTATTGATCGGGCACTTAGCCCTGGAGCTGTTAATGGACCGGTAGCTTCAGAGATCAAGACCCTTCTTTATGAGTTAGATGATAAGCCAGAGGTTGTTAATATTATTGCTGGTCTTGGAGGAAGGGATGTAACAAGAAGCGACTTTAAAGCCATGCTAGAGAAGGCCCAAAAAGGCGAGCTCAAGGACGATTATACTATCTGGGGGGTGCGCAGTCATGCTAAATAA
- the porB gene encoding pyruvate synthase subunit PorB, which produces MLNKEDIKFEKITAKNLPKETLISPGHRACQGCGEILAMGMVMKAAGPNTIVANATGCMEIVTSPYPETAWRVPWLHVAFENAGAVASGIEAAVQVLHRKNKLKEKPNIIAFAGDGATADIGLQSLSGALERGHDFLYVCLDNEAYMNTGIQRSSSTPYGAMTTTSPPGIKSKGQYTWKKNVAMIAAAHNIPYVATASPAYYLDLMNKVRKALAVDGPAYIQIYSPCPTGWRSKPEQSITLAKLAVQTGAFPLYEVENGRFKITQKTKELKPIKEYLQLQRRFRHLADDDIAYIQERVQDEFERLKALAGLDA; this is translated from the coding sequence ATGCTAAATAAAGAAGATATAAAGTTCGAAAAGATTACGGCCAAAAATTTGCCCAAGGAGACTTTGATCAGTCCTGGTCACAGGGCATGTCAGGGCTGTGGTGAGATATTGGCTATGGGCATGGTTATGAAAGCAGCCGGTCCAAATACCATTGTAGCAAATGCCACCGGTTGTATGGAAATAGTAACTTCTCCCTATCCAGAAACTGCCTGGCGTGTACCCTGGCTCCATGTGGCCTTTGAAAATGCCGGTGCAGTAGCTTCTGGTATCGAGGCTGCCGTGCAGGTTTTACATAGAAAGAATAAACTTAAAGAAAAACCCAACATTATTGCCTTTGCCGGAGACGGGGCCACCGCTGATATTGGTCTGCAATCATTGTCCGGTGCTTTGGAGCGGGGACATGATTTTCTTTATGTCTGTCTGGATAATGAGGCCTATATGAATACGGGTATTCAGAGGTCCAGTTCAACTCCGTACGGCGCCATGACCACGACTTCTCCTCCCGGGATAAAAAGTAAGGGACAATATACCTGGAAAAAAAATGTAGCCATGATCGCAGCAGCACATAATATTCCTTATGTGGCTACTGCTTCACCTGCATATTATCTGGATTTGATGAACAAGGTACGCAAGGCATTGGCTGTGGATGGCCCGGCTTATATCCAGATTTATTCACCTTGCCCAACTGGTTGGCGAAGTAAGCCGGAGCAGAGTATCACCCTGGCAAAACTGGCAGTGCAAACCGGGGCTTTCCCTCTGTATGAAGTGGAAAACGGACGGTTTAAAATTACTCAGAAAACAAAAGAGTTGAAACCAATTAAAGAGTATTTGCAGCTTCAGCGTCGGTTCAGGCATTTAGCCGATGATGATATTGCTTATATTCAAGAAAGGGTTCAGGATGAGTTTGAACGGTTAAAGGCTCTAGCCGGTCTGGATGCTTAA
- a CDS encoding YkgJ family cysteine cluster protein, whose product MTYQDSCARCGTCCLKGGPSLHLEDLELVRSQKIKKSDLVLFRQGEPMWDNVQNKIILLDQELIKVRSVSSKDNTCIFFQPSRKSCTIYAYRPLQCRVLKCWDTRELEKIYDFERLNRSMLIKQGSAMADLILEYEKKCSVTDAARLVEKLNKDNQKDTLQKINETLAYDTSFRLTLKEKARISDRELDFYFGRPMAVIVQSLFAYFKKSPPIRDKRDGGAAIGCTRVE is encoded by the coding sequence ATGACCTATCAAGACTCATGTGCAAGATGCGGGACATGTTGCTTAAAAGGTGGGCCCAGCCTTCACCTGGAAGACCTGGAGCTTGTCAGGAGCCAAAAAATAAAAAAATCCGACCTTGTCCTTTTTCGCCAGGGCGAGCCCATGTGGGACAATGTCCAAAACAAAATCATTCTCTTAGACCAGGAACTGATCAAGGTAAGGTCTGTTTCTTCCAAAGATAACACCTGTATCTTTTTTCAACCCTCACGCAAAAGCTGCACTATTTACGCGTATCGCCCCCTACAGTGCCGTGTGCTCAAGTGCTGGGATACCAGGGAACTTGAAAAGATCTATGACTTTGAGAGATTAAACCGCTCCATGCTCATTAAACAGGGTTCTGCAATGGCTGACTTGATTCTGGAATACGAAAAAAAATGTTCTGTGACTGACGCTGCGCGTCTTGTTGAAAAGCTTAACAAGGATAACCAAAAAGATACCTTGCAAAAAATAAATGAAACCCTGGCCTATGACACTAGTTTCCGCCTGACCCTTAAGGAAAAAGCGAGGATATCTGACCGGGAACTTGATTTCTATTTTGGTCGCCCAATGGCTGTAATTGTCCAGAGTCTTTTTGCCTACTTCAAAAAAAGTCCACCTATCCGGGATAAGAGGGACGGAGGTGCAGCCATCGGATGCACTCGGGTTGAGTAG